Part of the Neorhodopirellula lusitana genome is shown below.
ACGTGTTGCACCACTGTTGCTTGGAGCATGGGGTTGGTAAACGACTGGACCGCTACGAACCCAGGGTGCTTGAGCGACGACCTAAGAAAGACAAGCGGATGCAGAAACCTCGGCATGAATGCAAACTCGATGGGCCCTATGGCTTAGGTGGACTAAATGCCATTCGTGCGGGGCACCTTTTCACAAGCTTCCAATAGAAAGCGAGGCAGCCTTGATGTCGTCGCCTAGCCAGTTGTGCGACAATGATTTCGCGTTCCCGAATCAAGCCAACGGCACTTCGACTACGACTCCAGGCAGCGAAAAATCCCCATGAAATGTTTTCTTGCACTATGCGTTTTGGTGTTCTCGATCTCGATCTCGACCTCAGCCGCGGCCGTCGAATTGGATCTGCCCGCCGTGTTCTCCGACCACATGGTGTTGCAGCGAGAGATGGACGTGCCGGTTTGGGGCAAAGCCGATGCAGACGCCACGGTGGAAGTTTCGTTTGCCGGACAGATTGTTAAAACTCAATCCGACGAAGCGGGAAATTGGCGACTGAAGCTCAGTCCGATGGAGGCGTCGGCTGAGTCTCGTGTCTTAGCAATTAAGGTCACTCAGGGTGATGATCAGATCGAACACACCATCCAGGATGTGCTGGTAGGCGAAGTTTGGCTCAGCGGCGGGCAATCTAACATGTATCGTCCTTTCCGCATGTTGGTCGGCGACGCCAATCAAAAAGACCATCAACCGATTGTCGAGTATCTGCGTAACGAGGCAGCCACAGCCAACGATCCGTTGCTACGCCAGTTTCGCAGCGGCCCTGATATGAATGTGGACGATCCTCAATTTAAGGGCCGCGGCAGTTGGTCAAAAGCGGTTGCTGGCGATGTTAACGAATTCTCCGGCACCGCGTATTTCTTTGCTCGCGAACTGCGGCGCGAACTGGATGTGCCCGTGGCGTTTCTGAGCTGTAATCTTGGCGGAACACTTATTGAAGCATGGATGCCCCGCGGAGCATTTGAGACCTCTTCCACTTCCCAGGAATATTACCGCAGCCAGATCGCCCAACATCAGGACGCGGTGAGGCTCTGGGACGAAAACCAGTCGCGTGCGGACTACAAGAACGCACTGGAAGTTTGGAAGAAAAGAAAAGCCGAAGGCAAGAAAGTTGGTCGCGAACCTCGCCGACCCGTGGCCCCCGCCAAAGACAAAAGCCTGCCCTGTACGCTCTACAATGGCATCATTCACCCGGTGGCGACCTACGGCATCCGCGGGTTCCTTTGGTACCAAGGCGAAAGCAACTCAAATCACTTCCCCCAAGAGTACGGCAACCGGATGGTCGCACTCATCACGAGTTGGCGCAAAGCTTGGGGCCAAGATGATTTGTTCTTTCTCTGGTGTCAGCTGGCATCCTACAAGCCCGTGAACGACCAGCCGGTCGGTGATGAAGTTGGCCAAGCGCTTGTCAAAGACGGCCAACGCTATGCGTTAAAGCTTCCCAACACCGGCATGGCAGTCCTCAACGATGTTGGCGACGCCACCGACGTACACCCCAAAAATAAAATTGATGCAGGCAAACGTCTTTCTCTGTGGGCACTTAACAAAGCGTATGGCAAAAAAGACATCGTATTTAGCGGCCCGCTCTTCCGAGACTCCCGAATTGAAAGTGACAAAGTCGTCATCACATTCGACCACGCCCACGGCGGTCTTATGACAGGAAAAAAATATCTGATGGACCCGGTCGTAGAAACGAATGAGCCACTGGAGCAGTTCCAAATCTGTGGCGACGACAACCAGTGGGTCTGGGCAAAGGCCAAAATCACCGGCCCGGATAGCGTGACCGTATGGCATCCTCAAATCAAGCAACCCACCGAAGTCCGCTATGCTTGGGCCGCCAACGCCGATCATGCCAATCTGTACAACAAGGCGGGCCTTCCGGCTTCGATGTTCAAGACGAACGCGCGACAAGCCAAGTGAAATTGAATCACGAATGCCACCAACATTCGACGAGTTCCGCAGCGGAATCTTGCGTTTCTATTTCTTCTAACCCGCCTGCCCTCGCAAAAAAAGGTGTCCGGTACGAATGGCACGGGCTTAAGCTGCCCTGATCTAGATGCAGGGCCTTTTGGGTGCGTGGTCAACTACCGGTAGTGATAGCAAATACTCGTATGCGTTCGATAGCATTTTGAGTGCCGGGTGTGATTTGAAATCACGGTGAAGCTCCGTTGAAATAGTGGTTATCTACATCACGTTTCTCAGGAGGCCTCACCGTGAACAATCAGTTTAACGACTCAATCGCAGGCGTTCAAAGCAAACTAAAATCAG
Proteins encoded:
- a CDS encoding sialate O-acetylesterase, with amino-acid sequence MKCFLALCVLVFSISISTSAAAVELDLPAVFSDHMVLQREMDVPVWGKADADATVEVSFAGQIVKTQSDEAGNWRLKLSPMEASAESRVLAIKVTQGDDQIEHTIQDVLVGEVWLSGGQSNMYRPFRMLVGDANQKDHQPIVEYLRNEAATANDPLLRQFRSGPDMNVDDPQFKGRGSWSKAVAGDVNEFSGTAYFFARELRRELDVPVAFLSCNLGGTLIEAWMPRGAFETSSTSQEYYRSQIAQHQDAVRLWDENQSRADYKNALEVWKKRKAEGKKVGREPRRPVAPAKDKSLPCTLYNGIIHPVATYGIRGFLWYQGESNSNHFPQEYGNRMVALITSWRKAWGQDDLFFLWCQLASYKPVNDQPVGDEVGQALVKDGQRYALKLPNTGMAVLNDVGDATDVHPKNKIDAGKRLSLWALNKAYGKKDIVFSGPLFRDSRIESDKVVITFDHAHGGLMTGKKYLMDPVVETNEPLEQFQICGDDNQWVWAKAKITGPDSVTVWHPQIKQPTEVRYAWAANADHANLYNKAGLPASMFKTNARQAK